A region from the uncultured Draconibacterium sp. genome encodes:
- a CDS encoding sugar phosphate isomerase/epimerase family protein: MSEIKQGVIIGFLGKTQDRFSEYQAPVTTEQKLEFVSKIEGFSGVEMVFPYENEGPEATKALMDKYKLEFAAINVNIKKEAEWVPGALSRPDKGIRDRAVAMIKKAKDFAKAVGAPHVTCCPLSDGYDVLFQINYKTAWNFMVETFAEAADYLPEVPLFLEPKFSETRVHCQIDSTAKGVLLLKDVQCKNTGITLDMGHSLQSQENPAQALSLIYENGFDAYIHTNDNDTKADWDLIGASRHFLHYVELMYWAQEYGYNKYFTTDASPRIFDVLEFFNRHSEVTQGVYQLAKKLNREQISEMMKAEDYNGLMKMVNKEIYRI; this comes from the coding sequence ATGTCAGAAATAAAACAAGGAGTTATAATCGGTTTTTTGGGAAAAACCCAGGACCGTTTCTCAGAATATCAGGCACCGGTTACAACCGAACAAAAATTAGAATTTGTATCGAAAATTGAAGGCTTTTCAGGAGTTGAAATGGTTTTTCCGTACGAAAATGAAGGACCAGAGGCAACCAAGGCATTAATGGATAAATACAAACTGGAATTTGCAGCCATTAACGTAAACATTAAAAAAGAAGCCGAGTGGGTGCCCGGAGCCCTTTCGCGCCCCGATAAAGGAATACGCGACCGCGCGGTGGCCATGATAAAAAAAGCCAAAGACTTTGCGAAAGCTGTGGGTGCGCCACATGTAACCTGTTGCCCATTAAGCGACGGATACGATGTGCTTTTCCAGATCAACTATAAAACAGCCTGGAACTTTATGGTGGAAACCTTTGCTGAAGCTGCCGATTATTTGCCGGAAGTGCCCCTCTTTCTCGAACCCAAATTCTCCGAAACACGTGTGCATTGTCAGATCGACTCAACTGCAAAAGGCGTACTGTTGTTAAAAGATGTACAATGCAAAAATACAGGCATAACGCTTGATATGGGACACTCGCTGCAAAGCCAGGAAAATCCTGCCCAGGCCCTGTCGCTTATCTACGAAAATGGTTTTGATGCATACATCCACACCAACGATAACGACACCAAAGCCGATTGGGATTTAATTGGTGCAAGCCGTCATTTTTTGCATTACGTTGAACTAATGTATTGGGCGCAGGAATACGGTTATAACAAGTATTTTACCACCGATGCCTCGCCACGTATTTTTGATGTGCTCGAATTCTTCAATCGTCATTCAGAAGTAACGCAAGGTGTTTACCAGTTGGCAAAAAAACTAAACCGTGAACAAATTAGCGAAATGATGAAAGCAGAAGATTACAACGGTTTAATGAAAATGGTAAACAAGGAAATTTACCGCATATAA
- a CDS encoding DUF5060 domain-containing protein, with product MKQILIILLAGLVLFSCSPTQPEITGELKTWHKITLTFDGPGSSETATPNPFTDYRLEVTFSQNEQQFVVPGYFAADGEAAFTSADAGNKWRVHFSPNKTGQWNYEVSFKKGAGIAISEDEGESAKFMDGAKGSFTVEKTDKSGRDLRAHGRLQYVGEHYQQFAETGQYFLKCGADAPENFLAYYEIDNTPNVGDRLKKWEAHGVDYDTDADAFLWGPEKQKGKNILGAINYLSGKGMNAFSFLTFNTDGDDRNVYPYLLKVSNEEYEKAANVKKNPKQWEELTIHDRFDVSKMDQWEQIFAYGEMKGMFLHFKTQENENDQKMDGGDVGPERKLYYRELIARYGHHLALNWNLGEEMTQTVEQVKDMASYFEANDPYKSLVVLHTYPDQHDKYYAPLIGENSALTGLSVQTNKADFSLVYSAVNKWVKASAETGKKWVVAVDEPGDASHALITDEEDPEHNDARINGVWGTFMAGGCGTEWYFGYKHPHSDLTCESWRSRDLFWDQCKIALDFFNDNEIPVETMVNANELTATENDYVFAKTGQVYLIYSKTGEDIEINLPDVGYTATWFNPRNGTSLQITESTANEEIKLQCPSEQDWLLYLQK from the coding sequence ATGAAACAAATTCTAATCATTTTATTGGCAGGGCTGGTGCTTTTTTCGTGTTCGCCTACTCAACCAGAAATTACAGGCGAATTAAAAACCTGGCATAAAATTACTTTAACTTTTGACGGGCCCGGGTCGTCTGAAACGGCAACGCCAAACCCGTTTACCGACTACCGCCTTGAAGTTACCTTCTCGCAAAACGAACAGCAGTTTGTGGTTCCGGGTTATTTTGCCGCCGATGGTGAGGCGGCCTTTACCTCGGCCGATGCAGGAAACAAATGGCGTGTACATTTTTCGCCCAACAAAACCGGGCAGTGGAATTACGAGGTTTCGTTTAAAAAAGGTGCCGGAATTGCTATTAGCGAAGACGAAGGTGAAAGCGCCAAATTTATGGATGGCGCAAAAGGTTCGTTTACCGTTGAAAAAACAGACAAGTCAGGAAGAGATTTGCGCGCACATGGCCGATTACAATATGTGGGAGAGCATTACCAGCAGTTTGCTGAAACCGGACAGTATTTTTTAAAATGTGGAGCCGATGCTCCTGAAAACTTTCTGGCTTACTACGAAATTGATAACACTCCCAATGTTGGCGATCGATTGAAGAAATGGGAAGCGCACGGCGTTGACTACGACACCGATGCCGATGCATTTTTATGGGGACCCGAAAAACAAAAAGGAAAAAATATTTTGGGTGCCATAAATTATCTGTCCGGAAAAGGAATGAACGCATTTTCGTTTTTAACTTTTAATACCGATGGCGACGACCGCAATGTTTACCCTTATTTGCTGAAAGTAAGCAACGAAGAATACGAGAAGGCTGCCAACGTTAAAAAGAATCCGAAACAGTGGGAAGAACTTACTATCCACGATCGTTTTGATGTGTCGAAAATGGACCAGTGGGAACAAATTTTTGCCTATGGCGAAATGAAAGGGATGTTTCTGCATTTTAAAACACAGGAAAACGAAAACGACCAGAAAATGGATGGTGGCGATGTTGGACCCGAGCGAAAATTGTACTACCGCGAATTAATTGCAAGATACGGTCATCACCTGGCTTTAAACTGGAATCTGGGGGAAGAAATGACACAAACCGTTGAACAGGTGAAGGATATGGCCAGCTATTTTGAAGCCAATGATCCCTACAAAAGTCTGGTTGTTTTGCATACTTATCCCGATCAACACGACAAATATTATGCGCCACTAATTGGTGAGAATTCAGCGCTTACCGGCTTGTCGGTTCAAACCAATAAAGCCGACTTTTCACTGGTATACAGTGCCGTTAATAAATGGGTGAAAGCATCAGCTGAAACCGGAAAAAAATGGGTAGTTGCAGTTGATGAGCCGGGCGATGCCTCGCATGCCTTAATTACTGACGAAGAAGACCCTGAACATAACGACGCCCGAATTAACGGGGTGTGGGGAACTTTTATGGCAGGCGGTTGTGGCACCGAATGGTATTTCGGATACAAACACCCGCATTCCGACCTTACCTGCGAATCGTGGCGTTCGCGCGACCTGTTTTGGGACCAGTGTAAAATTGCGCTCGATTTCTTTAACGATAACGAAATTCCGGTTGAAACCATGGTAAATGCCAACGAACTTACCGCCACCGAGAATGATTATGTGTTTGCAAAAACCGGACAGGTGTACCTTATTTACAGTAAAACCGGCGAGGATATCGAAATTAACTTACCCGATGTAGGTTACACTGCTACCTGGTTTAATCCAAGAAATGGAACAAGCTTGCAAATAACCGAAAGTACAGCAAACGAAGAAATTAAGCTCCAATGCCCATCAGAACAGGATTGGCTGCTTTACCTTCAAAAATAA
- the dhaL gene encoding dihydroxyacetone kinase subunit DhaL, whose protein sequence is MKTFSNKDGALIIENMIKAIHENKQYLSDIDGLIGDGDHGINMNKGFQLCKTELEKNPGDLAHSAKTLSKILMMKIGGSMGPLYGKLYRGFAKELSGIEEIGIKEMGAALEAMLSQIQTISPAKPGDKTLLDTLVPAIEAYQKSTAENNDFVTALQAMKSAAKVGRDSTKNMVAQLGRASRLGERSRGVLDAGATSCCLLLETLADTSTQLLK, encoded by the coding sequence ATGAAGACATTTTCAAATAAAGATGGGGCACTTATCATTGAGAACATGATTAAGGCTATTCATGAAAATAAGCAGTATTTAAGCGATATCGACGGTTTAATTGGCGACGGCGATCATGGAATTAACATGAACAAGGGGTTTCAGCTATGCAAAACGGAGCTGGAAAAAAATCCGGGCGATCTGGCCCATTCAGCCAAAACGCTGTCAAAAATACTAATGATGAAAATTGGCGGCTCCATGGGGCCTTTGTACGGAAAGTTATACCGCGGTTTTGCCAAAGAATTAAGCGGAATTGAAGAAATTGGTATCAAGGAGATGGGGGCAGCACTGGAAGCAATGCTTTCTCAAATTCAAACCATTTCGCCGGCAAAACCTGGCGACAAAACCCTGCTCGATACGCTTGTGCCAGCCATTGAAGCCTATCAGAAATCGACTGCCGAAAACAACGACTTCGTTACAGCTTTGCAAGCCATGAAATCGGCTGCAAAGGTAGGTCGCGATTCAACAAAAAATATGGTGGCGCAATTGGGGAGGGCAAGCCGTTTGGGCGAACGTTCGCGCGGAGTACTGGATGCCGGAGCAACCTCATGCTGCCTGCTTCTGGAAACATTGGCAGATACATCAACACAATTGTTAAAATAA
- a CDS encoding phenylacetate--CoA ligase: MTKHFWQEEFETLGKKDLQKLQVERLNATITNASRSSFYSKLFGKKNIQPGAITDIAQIAELPFTTKQDLRNHFPYGFLTLPKKDIIRLHSSSGTTGNPTVIFHNRHDLNSWANLMARSLFCAGVRDTDVFQNICGYGLFTGGLGFQYGIETLGALSIPAGAGNSLRQIKLMRDYGTTAAHAIPSYLGRLYEVFEAEGLDPKKDTQLKTLVIGAEPHTDGQRKRIEEMFGVKAYNSFGLSEMNGPGVAFECTYQNGLHIWEDAYVVEIVNPDTLQAVPDGEYGELVMTTLDRQAMPLIRYRTRDITRILPGECECGRTHRRIDRITGRTDDMFIIKGCNVFPMQIEGVLMKIPEVGSDYMITLETMNGVDEMVVEVEVRNDWFQGDIRRLDKLSKTITHQIRDEVLAKPIVKLVEAGSIPKSEGKAIRVTDNRKNGLN, translated from the coding sequence ATGACGAAACATTTTTGGCAGGAGGAGTTTGAGACGCTGGGGAAGAAAGACCTGCAAAAACTACAGGTTGAACGGTTAAATGCCACAATTACAAATGCAAGCCGTTCATCCTTTTACAGCAAGCTTTTTGGTAAAAAAAATATTCAGCCCGGGGCAATAACAGATATTGCCCAGATTGCAGAATTGCCATTTACAACCAAACAGGATTTACGCAATCATTTTCCGTATGGTTTTTTAACCCTACCGAAAAAGGATATTATCCGCCTGCACAGTTCAAGCGGTACCACCGGAAATCCGACTGTAATTTTTCATAACCGGCACGATTTAAATTCGTGGGCAAACCTAATGGCACGCTCGCTGTTTTGCGCCGGTGTGCGCGATACCGATGTTTTTCAGAATATTTGTGGGTATGGCCTGTTTACTGGAGGCCTGGGCTTTCAGTACGGAATTGAAACCCTGGGGGCTTTAAGTATTCCGGCAGGTGCTGGTAACAGTTTGCGCCAGATAAAACTTATGCGCGATTATGGTACTACGGCGGCTCATGCCATACCCAGTTACCTGGGGCGTTTGTACGAAGTTTTTGAGGCTGAAGGACTGGATCCTAAAAAAGATACCCAGCTTAAAACCCTGGTAATTGGCGCCGAACCACATACCGATGGACAACGCAAACGAATTGAAGAGATGTTTGGGGTAAAAGCCTATAACTCATTTGGTTTGTCGGAAATGAATGGCCCGGGTGTAGCCTTTGAGTGTACCTACCAAAATGGTCTGCACATCTGGGAAGATGCCTATGTAGTTGAAATTGTAAATCCCGATACACTGCAGGCAGTGCCCGATGGCGAATACGGAGAGTTGGTAATGACAACGCTCGACCGTCAGGCCATGCCGCTTATCCGCTACCGTACCCGCGACATTACCCGAATTCTGCCGGGCGAATGCGAATGTGGCAGAACTCACCGCCGAATAGACCGGATTACTGGCCGTACCGATGACATGTTTATTATTAAAGGATGTAATGTTTTTCCTATGCAAATTGAAGGGGTGTTGATGAAAATCCCGGAAGTGGGTTCGGATTACATGATTACACTGGAAACCATGAATGGTGTTGATGAAATGGTTGTTGAAGTGGAGGTACGAAACGATTGGTTTCAGGGAGACATCAGGCGGCTTGATAAGCTGAGCAAAACCATAACGCACCAGATACGCGACGAAGTGTTGGCGAAGCCTATTGTTAAGCTTGTTGAGGCGGGCTCTATTCCAAAATCAGAAGGAAAAGCCATTCGGGTTACAGACAACCGAAAAAACGGGCTTAACTAA
- a CDS encoding DUF5060 domain-containing protein: MKVKLTILLTCICWQVFSGFAQNFSNPIVENNVVFEEEKGMMAVEAEYYFKQSKTDVRQWYRTSKNEQANVGRDEDASHCKDAGNNAYVEILPDTRVTHGDKLTAGENFSNTAGEMAILHYKVKINNPGRYYVWVRAYSSGSEDNGIHVGINGTWPETGQRMQWCEGKNNWRWESKQRTEKNHCGEAYKIYLDIDEAGEHEIMFSMREDGFEFDRFLLTNEKEYIPQGIGPAVKIAAGKLPEPYLEVSENPVSKKSFLYAVETAVKGVKLIRASAFPLEGTDFYSDKNGQWLAVNPEEHKKASSTVRYNGPEGNRDILFLAVGENDGNSTYTILVNDKEVGNFTAPPSKNSFEEGARYMGLFGNIALKKEDKITVVAEVGSNDGQEFSRGRWSGVAFAPVGQGAAAMVAIGDAGSIGNAGPMANKNSKLPNVTPEITGELKKWHKVTLTFDGPETAEDAKFNPFVNYRFNVLFTHAESGDEYKVPGYFAADGNAAETSAKAGNKWRVHFAPPKTGKWSYKVDFRKGNFAAIAYKKDKGQSGGFMDTSEGEFTIAESDKTGNDNRAKGRLQYDGTRYLKYAETGKPMFKVGPDAPENFLAYVDFDGDAASDGHKDNLMKTWDAHEKDWKEGDPVWQGNKGKAIVGAVNYLASKGLNVFSFLTNNIAGDDQNVYPYVDYDTYDRFDCSKLDQWELVFEHADKLGMFLHFKTLEFENQGLLDNGAIGANTKLYYRELMARFGHHLALNWNIGEEIGDWANPPTPPMETAQRLAAAEYFYEHDPYHHHVVIHNGVPFYDILGSESHYSGISLQTNKADFSRVHTQVLHWLNESEKAGKQWAVACDEPGDAQHSLVPDAEDPSHDNARINGLWGTFMAGGWGTEWYFGYKHAHSDLTCQDYRSRDLFWNQCKYLRDFFEGNDIPVETTKNHDELVAEGDYCLASEGEMYIVFLRNGKGTLNLENISGEFTLQWFDPRNGGPLQHGKIKKITAGSKQELSGAPSDENKDWVMLLRRH, encoded by the coding sequence ATGAAAGTAAAATTAACAATACTGCTGACATGTATTTGTTGGCAGGTTTTTTCAGGTTTTGCTCAAAACTTCTCAAATCCAATTGTAGAAAACAATGTTGTTTTTGAAGAAGAAAAGGGCATGATGGCCGTTGAAGCTGAATATTATTTTAAGCAATCAAAAACTGATGTCAGACAATGGTACCGGACTTCGAAAAACGAACAGGCAAATGTTGGCCGCGACGAGGATGCTTCGCACTGTAAAGATGCAGGTAATAATGCCTATGTTGAGATTTTGCCCGATACCCGTGTTACCCACGGCGACAAATTAACTGCCGGCGAGAATTTTAGTAACACAGCCGGCGAAATGGCAATTTTGCATTATAAAGTAAAAATTAATAACCCCGGGCGTTATTACGTATGGGTGCGTGCCTATAGCTCGGGTAGCGAAGACAATGGGATTCATGTAGGAATAAACGGCACATGGCCCGAAACAGGCCAAAGGATGCAATGGTGCGAGGGGAAAAACAACTGGCGTTGGGAAAGTAAACAACGAACTGAAAAAAATCATTGCGGCGAGGCCTACAAAATTTACCTTGATATTGACGAAGCTGGTGAGCACGAAATAATGTTTAGCATGCGTGAGGATGGTTTTGAATTTGATCGCTTCTTGCTTACCAATGAAAAAGAATACATACCTCAGGGTATTGGCCCTGCTGTTAAAATTGCTGCCGGAAAACTACCGGAACCCTATCTGGAGGTAAGCGAAAACCCGGTCTCAAAAAAATCATTTTTATACGCGGTTGAAACAGCTGTTAAAGGAGTAAAACTTATTCGTGCATCAGCATTTCCACTTGAAGGAACTGATTTTTATTCCGACAAAAACGGACAATGGCTGGCTGTAAATCCCGAAGAACACAAGAAAGCATCGTCAACTGTAAGGTACAACGGCCCCGAAGGAAATAGAGACATATTGTTTTTAGCCGTGGGCGAGAACGATGGTAACTCTACCTATACCATTCTTGTTAACGATAAAGAAGTTGGAAATTTTACTGCTCCGCCAAGTAAAAACTCGTTTGAAGAAGGAGCACGGTACATGGGCCTGTTTGGAAATATAGCCTTAAAAAAAGAAGATAAGATAACCGTTGTTGCAGAAGTTGGCAGTAACGATGGCCAGGAATTTAGTCGTGGCCGTTGGAGTGGGGTAGCTTTTGCTCCGGTAGGTCAGGGCGCGGCTGCAATGGTTGCCATTGGCGATGCCGGATCAATTGGCAATGCCGGGCCTATGGCAAACAAAAATAGTAAACTGCCCAATGTAACTCCTGAAATTACAGGCGAGTTGAAAAAATGGCACAAAGTAACGCTTACTTTTGATGGCCCTGAAACGGCGGAGGATGCCAAATTTAATCCTTTTGTGAACTATCGGTTTAATGTGCTTTTTACACATGCCGAATCAGGAGATGAATACAAGGTGCCGGGGTATTTTGCCGCCGACGGTAATGCTGCTGAAACTTCGGCAAAAGCAGGTAACAAATGGCGGGTGCATTTTGCACCTCCCAAAACCGGGAAATGGAGCTATAAAGTTGATTTCAGAAAAGGAAACTTTGCCGCTATTGCCTACAAAAAGGACAAAGGCCAAAGCGGAGGATTTATGGATACTTCGGAAGGAGAGTTCACCATTGCAGAGTCGGATAAAACCGGGAACGATAACCGTGCAAAAGGCAGGTTGCAGTACGACGGAACCCGCTACCTGAAATATGCAGAAACAGGCAAACCAATGTTTAAAGTGGGGCCTGATGCCCCGGAAAACTTTCTGGCTTATGTTGATTTTGATGGCGATGCTGCAAGCGATGGCCATAAAGATAACCTCATGAAAACGTGGGACGCGCACGAAAAAGATTGGAAAGAGGGCGATCCCGTTTGGCAAGGCAACAAAGGAAAAGCAATAGTTGGGGCGGTAAACTACCTGGCATCAAAAGGATTAAATGTATTTTCGTTTTTAACCAACAATATTGCCGGCGACGATCAAAATGTATATCCTTATGTTGATTATGATACCTACGACCGTTTTGACTGCTCGAAGCTTGACCAGTGGGAACTGGTTTTTGAACATGCTGATAAACTGGGTATGTTTTTGCATTTCAAAACGCTTGAGTTTGAAAACCAGGGACTGTTGGACAATGGGGCAATTGGCGCTAATACCAAATTATACTACCGAGAGCTAATGGCACGTTTTGGGCATCATTTGGCACTTAACTGGAATATCGGTGAGGAAATTGGCGACTGGGCAAATCCTCCAACGCCACCAATGGAAACTGCGCAGCGCCTGGCGGCTGCAGAATATTTTTACGAGCACGATCCTTATCATCATCATGTGGTTATTCATAACGGTGTTCCGTTTTACGATATTTTAGGCAGCGAAAGTCATTATTCAGGAATTTCCTTACAAACCAACAAGGCCGATTTTAGCCGTGTGCACACCCAGGTGCTGCATTGGTTAAACGAGTCGGAAAAGGCCGGAAAACAGTGGGCGGTTGCCTGCGACGAGCCCGGAGATGCACAACATTCGTTGGTGCCTGATGCTGAAGACCCAAGCCACGACAATGCACGCATTAACGGATTGTGGGGCACTTTTATGGCCGGAGGATGGGGAACCGAATGGTACTTTGGGTACAAACATGCCCATTCCGATTTAACATGTCAGGATTACCGTTCGCGCGATTTATTCTGGAATCAGTGCAAATACCTTCGCGATTTCTTCGAGGGAAATGATATTCCGGTTGAAACAACTAAAAACCACGACGAACTGGTTGCCGAGGGTGATTACTGCCTGGCCAGCGAGGGCGAAATGTACATTGTTTTTCTTCGGAATGGAAAGGGAACATTAAACCTTGAAAACATAAGTGGCGAGTTTACGCTGCAATGGTTTGATCCCCGGAACGGAGGGCCACTTCAACATGGTAAAATCAAAAAAATTACGGCCGGAAGCAAACAAGAATTATCGGGCGCTCCTTCAGATGAAAATAAAGACTGGGTAATGCTTCTGCGTAGGCATTAA